The Blautia obeum ATCC 29174 region CGATTATGATAGGCATCTCCTTCGCCCGGTCTGGCTTCTGACCATTTGGCTGCCATTTCATAGGTGACTGTTGTCAGTTCCGGATAATTCTGTACGCAAAAGGTATCAAAGCGTTTTAATAGCTTTTCTTCGGAATTATAGGCATATCCATCAGCTCGTTTTTGCTGTATAAGTCCTTCGATATGATGTGCCAGACCGCTCTCAAAAATGTATGTCATGATAAAACACCTCCAAATTCCAGAGGGCAGAGCCTCATTTTATCTTCGTCACGTTCAAGATATACCTCTGCTGTTTCCTGACGTGCATGTCCGAGAGCATTGGAAATATCGTCAAGTTTGTTGTCTGCCCGAAGCATTCTTGTGGCAAATGTTTTTCGTGTCATATGAAAGCCCTGACCAGTAGATAATTCAAATCCATATTCAGCAAGTATTCTTTTTAAAGCTCCACGGCACGCCGTTGTAACTTTAAGCGGAATATATGGTGCCTGATGGCTGATAAATATATAACCGTTGCCTGTGACAGCCGATTCCGGACGTCCATTCATGATGTATTTATATACTGAATTACCTACATCCGTTGGGACTGGAAGCGTTATTGCTTTGCTTGTTTTCTGCTGAATGAAGGAAACAGTTTTGTTTTTCCAGTCAAAATCATTTACCTGAAGCTTTAGGATGTCTGCTCCCCTGATACCCATTCGAAGTCCAAGCATGACCATGGCTGTGTCCCTGAGCTCCATGGGAGTAGAAGCTTTCTCACGATATTCATATATATTCTCGACCATAGCATCGCTCAGAACATCAACTATGCTGCGATGAGGCGCACAGCTTGCAGATACTGCAAAAGAAAGTGTTGGTGAAATCAGATCCTGGTCAGCCATGTACCGTAGAAGCTGACGAAGCTTGGTTCCATATGCATTTTTACTTTCCGGGGTCGAGTGGACATCATGGTTATGAAATGCTTTAACCACATCGGGTGTTATGGAGACTGGATTATCTATTCCATTATCTTCAAGATATTTGAAGAAACTGCATCCGGCTGCCCTACACATGGTAAGTGTCTTATCGGTCATTCCATCCCGCCTGCGGCTTTCTATGAAACCATCAAGGATGCTTTTGCTCCATGATGGAAGATGATCAGATGCACGCATCGGCTCAGCGATTATATTGGATTCCATTATGCCCTGGAGATACTTTTCAAACATTCTGATAGTGTGTGAACGACGAGCTGATCCGGAACTGCTGGCTTTGATCTGATTCGGGCAATCCGGGAGTATATCTATCCATGATGTCACAGTTTCTGCCGAGTGTTCCAGATGGTTAAGTTCCAGGAACATGAAATACCATGTGAAATCATTGCGATAAACAGCTTTTGATGATTCCATGTATTTCCAATCGTCCAAAGCGTCAAGATATTCATCAGCTTTAAGAGCGAGAGGTATACTCGGATGAAATGCGGTACCTATTTTAGAAAGTCTCATCTCAAGCAGTATTTCAACGTTCTCACCAAAAAGAACCCGCTGGTAACACTCTGGCACATCACCTCTGCGGTGAAGATATTTCATAAGTGCTGTCATGGCACATACGGCGTTCTGACGTCTGGCAAGAGATTTACAGGATTTGCAGTAAGTATTCCAGTATTCGATAAGAGTATCTATGGTTATTGCTTCCGGCTCTGTAACTCCCAGGGAAGTAGCAAGCCTGAAGAACTCCTTGATGGCAACAGAATACGTATGGTAATAGCAGGGATTCTGTGTGGTCGCATAGTATTCTTCCAGCTCATATGTCAGGCGAAAAAAGGATTCCGATATTCCGCTCCGGCAGAAAAAACTGTCTTCTGAGCGGCAGAAAGAACTTTTGATATCTCCAAAGAGCAGGTAATGCTCGAGGCGGAACAGGGCATTTCTATATTGAGAACACGTCTCATAGGAAATTTCCCGTTTTTTAATCTCAAGCCAGTCCAGTGCGGCATCCATTGAAAAAGGAATGCCCTTATCCATCAGGTACTTGAAGAGTGTAGTATAACAGGTTCTGTGCATGTCTATATTTTTACATGCACTGTCTGGCTGTTTCATCATATTGAGAACTGATGAAATAGCATCTAAATAGTTTATTTGCATATCAAATGCGCTCCTTTCCGGCTTCCCATTCGAGGGGAAAACCTGATAATAGCATATCTGATAATGCTCATCTTTTTTACAAGAAAGTGAGGATTTATGGAAAATAATTTAAAAGATCAACATTATAAAAACATGGGTATAAAGCTTCAAATGGAAACATTAACATTTGAAGCAGAAAGTATCGCTTACATAGTCTGCAACCATTTTGGTCTGGATACTTCAGAATATTCGTTTACCTATATCGCCAGCTGGTGCGAGAGCAGGGATATGAAGGCGTTGAAAGCATCAATGGATACCATCCGAAAAACATCTGCAGAGATCATTGGGAACATTGAGGAGCAGATGCATGAGCTGGAAAGAGAAAATACCATGCAATATGAAGAAAAAGAAGCATCTGCCACCAGACAAGAAAAACTGGAACAGGACAGTGCGGAAATGATTGATGAAACTTTGCTTTTTCATGGAGAAAGCGGTCGTTTTGCAATCTATCAGATGGATACGGGCGGAGAGCATACTTATCAGTTTATGGGGTTTGAATCGGCTAAAAAATTAGGCTATACCATTGAGGGGAAAGACTACAGGATGGTGTATGCGGCTCCGTGGACACCAACGATTACATTAGAGGATATTTTTGAGAGATTTAATATCAACCGCCCGAACGATTTTCATGGACATTCCTTATCGGTAAGCGACGTCATAGTTATAAACCGGACGGCGGAGACAAAGGCTTATTATGTGGATTCTTTCGGCTTTGAGGAACTTCCGGACTTTGTACAGCAGAGAATGGAGATGCTGGAAAATAATCATACCAGAGCCTATCCCCCAGTCTATAAAGGAACACTTGCTCAGGCAATGGAAGAAAGGGATGTAGATGCCTATCTGGATTCCAGAAAGTTAAACATTGATTGTAAGAAAGCAATCGAGGAAGCGATCGCATTAAAATTTGACGGATTGCATTTAGAGGAAGATGCCGCAACGCAAGTGTTAGAGCAGTTTGGAGAAGAACGTATGACGTTTGTTATGGCAAATACGCTCCGGAAACTTTCTTATGACGGCAGATTTTCCAGGCAGAACAAAGACTGGGCAGAACATATCGAAATCCCGGAAAATATCAATCAGGGGAAGAATCTGAATCAGGATTATGTGATAGAAAGCCATCCAGCAGTGTTAGATGGTTTTATTGATATGGCAAGGGCAGAGATCCGGATGCAGAAGATTGAACAGGCGTTAGATGAAGCGGAAGTTACCATTACAGCAGATACCAGAGGATTTGAAGCAGATGGACATGCGGGAACCTGGCATACGGTGGATGAAAGAGAGTATGCAGGGGAGAAGTTTTTCTTCATGGAACATGATGAGTATGGTTCAGATGTGGCAGGGATTATCGTATCGGAACATGGTCAGCTTATTGCAGAAGATCTCTGGAATGGGTATGATGCAGGAGCATTGGAAGCTATTTCAGAATATCTGCAGGAGAAAGGGATTTCTGTAGAGGGACTTATGCCGGAACTGGAGCCGGATGAACTGGCATATAAGATTGACGATAGGTATTTTGCAATCCAGAGAACAGAGGAAGGCTATGATTATACCTTTTATGCTTTGGATTATGATGAGATCGACGGCGGTGCCTATGATAATCCTGATATTTCTATGCGTCAGGCAATGGAAGATATTCTTGAAGATGAGGATATGTCCCTGGAAAATGCCGTTCCCGTTGACTATGAGGATTTGATGGCAGAAGTGGAAGAAGCAGGCGAACGGCAGATGCAGCTGGCACAGTTATTAAAGAATTGTCCACCAAGTATTTTTGAGGATTATGACAGGGAAAGAGCAGTGGATACCTGTGAGGGAATTGTAATGCAGTTTACCAAGAGCAAAGGGTATCTGACCGTACAGGCAACGGAAGAAGGCTATTTTTATATTTTTTATGATTCTGACCTGCACGAAATCCATTCCAATGATTATGACGATCCCAAAGTATCTGTTCAGAAAGCTACTTATGAAATCTTAAAAAGTGAAAGAATGGATGATATGGAATGTGTCAAAGTGGACTATAAAGAATTTGAGGCAATGACCATCCAACATTCAAAGGATTTACTACAGGCAGGTGAGCTTCGTGCGACTTCTGAGATTGGAAGAGATGAAGCAGCATTAAATGGTCTTAGCAGGGCAGAAGTGGAACGGGGTGTCTTGTATCACGCACAGGGTATTCTGGAAGATATGGGATTAGAAAATGAAGTAGAGCTGCTTGCAGCAAGGGTGCATGGTTCCAGAAGCAGAGAGGAACTTTACAGAGATGATTCTGACCTTGATGTGGTGCTTTCTTATCGTGGCAATATCCGGGAGGACAGTTTCTTCAATGAATTAAATGCTCATGGTATAGCAATGGCAGGTATTAAGGTGGACATCAATCCTATCGCAGAAGAAAGAATCACTCTGGCAGAATATATGAAAGAGTCAGAAGCCTATCTTGATCAGAAGGAAATCGAAAAGCTGGCGGTGGATTTAGATAATTTCAGCTATGAATATGACACTTACGAGTATAAAGATATCGTTGAGAACAGGGAAGAACAGGTGAAGAAAATCACAGAGGACATTCTGAATAAGAAAACAGGGTGTTTAAAGGACTGGTTGGTTGAAGTATCGGAAGAATCTGATATAGACAGTGATGTGATAACTGCCCGGTCACTGCTCTCCCGTTTAGAAAATGCAGAAACCTTTTCTATCTTTACCAGACAATCAGAACAGGAACAGCCAG contains the following coding sequences:
- a CDS encoding tyrosine-type recombinase/integrase; this encodes MQINYLDAISSVLNMMKQPDSACKNIDMHRTCYTTLFKYLMDKGIPFSMDAALDWLEIKKREISYETCSQYRNALFRLEHYLLFGDIKSSFCRSEDSFFCRSGISESFFRLTYELEEYYATTQNPCYYHTYSVAIKEFFRLATSLGVTEPEAITIDTLIEYWNTYCKSCKSLARRQNAVCAMTALMKYLHRRGDVPECYQRVLFGENVEILLEMRLSKIGTAFHPSIPLALKADEYLDALDDWKYMESSKAVYRNDFTWYFMFLELNHLEHSAETVTSWIDILPDCPNQIKASSSGSARRSHTIRMFEKYLQGIMESNIIAEPMRASDHLPSWSKSILDGFIESRRRDGMTDKTLTMCRAAGCSFFKYLEDNGIDNPVSITPDVVKAFHNHDVHSTPESKNAYGTKLRQLLRYMADQDLISPTLSFAVSASCAPHRSIVDVLSDAMVENIYEYREKASTPMELRDTAMVMLGLRMGIRGADILKLQVNDFDWKNKTVSFIQQKTSKAITLPVPTDVGNSVYKYIMNGRPESAVTGNGYIFISHQAPYIPLKVTTACRGALKRILAEYGFELSTGQGFHMTRKTFATRMLRADNKLDDISNALGHARQETAEVYLERDEDKMRLCPLEFGGVLS
- a CDS encoding DUF3849 domain-containing protein, coding for METLTFEAESIAYIVCNHFGLDTSEYSFTYIASWCESRDMKALKASMDTIRKTSAEIIGNIEEQMHELERENTMQYEEKEASATRQEKLEQDSAEMIDETLLFHGESGRFAIYQMDTGGEHTYQFMGFESAKKLGYTIEGKDYRMVYAAPWTPTITLEDIFERFNINRPNDFHGHSLSVSDVIVINRTAETKAYYVDSFGFEELPDFVQQRMEMLENNHTRAYPPVYKGTLAQAMEERDVDAYLDSRKLNIDCKKAIEEAIALKFDGLHLEEDAATQVLEQFGEERMTFVMANTLRKLSYDGRFSRQNKDWAEHIEIPENINQGKNLNQDYVIESHPAVLDGFIDMARAEIRMQKIEQALDEAEVTITADTRGFEADGHAGTWHTVDEREYAGEKFFFMEHDEYGSDVAGIIVSEHGQLIAEDLWNGYDAGALEAISEYLQEKGISVEGLMPELEPDELAYKIDDRYFAIQRTEEGYDYTFYALDYDEIDGGAYDNPDISMRQAMEDILEDEDMSLENAVPVDYEDLMAEVEEAGERQMQLAQLLKNCPPSIFEDYDRERAVDTCEGIVMQFTKSKGYLTVQATEEGYFYIFYDSDLHEIHSNDYDDPKVSVQKATYEILKSERMDDMECVKVDYKEFEAMTIQHSKDLLQAGELRATSEIGRDEAALNGLSRAEVERGVLYHAQGILEDMGLENEVELLAARVHGSRSREELYRDDSDLDVVLSYRGNIREDSFFNELNAHGIAMAGIKVDINPIAEERITLAEYMKESEAYLDQKEIEKLAVDLDNFSYEYDTYEYKDIVENREEQVKKITEDILNKKTGCLKDWLVEVSEESDIDSDVITARSLLSRLENAETFSIFTRQSEQEQPEATISFYVAECMEFPVMGEYHNNLTLEEAIKIYESIPAERLHGIKGIGFDLQDGDEDYSGEYGLMSGDRIDRDLIDMIPHYKESPLVQKAINDMEKYLNEKHGKVQEAEQTVEVKQKVSETPFKKESVSVESNREQNKEPAKGGKGELKKSVLQSLKEFQARAKAQEQKEMATEKSKAHKKGNVEL